Within the Salinicoccus roseus genome, the region CACTATTATAGTTTATCGTCTCTTCTCGCGTCATCCCTCAGGCTGTCCCTCAATGTTTCATCGTCATCTCTGAGACCGTCCCTGCCGACACCATCTCTGGTACGGCCGGTCGTATTCTCATCGATATCGACATCTTCACGACGGACATCTTCGGAGACATGTTCAGTATCTCTGACTTTATCCTTCTTGACGACGACTTCTTCAGAAACGACGTCTTCTTTATTTACATTGACGCGTTCTTCATTGACCGGTACCCTGATGGAATCATTGTCATCACCGATTTCGCCATCACGGACTGGACGGTCGCCATCTACAGGACGCCGCTCTACTGTAACTTCTTCACGCTCTACCGGAACATCGAATTCCTGACGCTCTGTTTCAGTATGCTTGTCGATGTTGACTTCGCCGGTCTTGACGTTCTCCTTGTCGACGTTCAGCCGCTCTTCATGGAGCTTGAGTGACTCTTCGTCTGTAGTAACATTCCTATCGGCACGGTCTCTGTCGTTGAGATCCCTGTCATCTAAGTCACGGTCTGCACGTGCACCTGCAGCACCTGCTGCCGGTCCGCCTGCAACGCCTGTGCCTTGGCCTTCAACTGTTGAAGTGCCGTCTACATAAAGGAGAATCTTATCTGCATCAAGTGCTTCCCTGTATTCCTGCTCTTCTGCAGCTGTCAGATTCATATTGTTTACTGCCTGGTCTTCAGGCGCATCACCTGTGAAGAATGACACGACTTTATCCCATGCACTGCCTTCGGAACTCTTGACGTTTACACCGGAATAGTCGCCGAATGCGCCACCGGCTTCAAGGTCACGATTGGATACGATTGTAATTTGATTTTCGTCTACGCCTTCGGTCTTAAGCTGATCGATTCTGCTGACTGCTTCCTGTTCAGTATTGAATGTTTCGATCTTACGCATAATAATCCCTCCGTAGTTCATTTGTTTTATTTAGTGGTTACCGTTTCAATTGATTGACCATGTCAGCAACATGCTTCAAATCACGGTCAACATTTGGATACCCGTGCACGGCTTTGTTAAACATGACAGCAAATATGGAAATTTGCGTTGCGAGTGTAATCGCTTGCAGATTTTATTAGAAGGAATAAAATGGAAGTATGTAATCCAATTATTCGTAAGGAGAGATATGAATGGCAAAACTGGAAGGTAAAGTCGCGATTGTCACAGGTGCAGCCTCAGGAATGGGCAGATCGATTGCGAAGCTCTATGCAAAGGAAGGCGCAAAGGTGATCGTCGCCGACTTCAATATGGAGGGGGCTGAAGCGGTCACGGCCGAAATCATTGATGAAGGGGGTATTGCGAAAGCGGTCAGCGTCAATGTCTCGGACAAGGATCAGGTGGAGAAGATAGTCGATACGGCAATCAGTG harbors:
- a CDS encoding DUF2382 domain-containing protein translates to MRKIETFNTEQEAVSRIDQLKTEGVDENQITIVSNRDLEAGGAFGDYSGVNVKSSEGSAWDKVVSFFTGDAPEDQAVNNMNLTAAEEQEYREALDADKILLYVDGTSTVEGQGTGVAGGPAAGAAGARADRDLDDRDLNDRDRADRNVTTDEESLKLHEERLNVDKENVKTGEVNIDKHTETERQEFDVPVEREEVTVERRPVDGDRPVRDGEIGDDNDSIRVPVNEERVNVNKEDVVSEEVVVKKDKVRDTEHVSEDVRREDVDIDENTTGRTRDGVGRDGLRDDDETLRDSLRDDARRDDKL